A genomic region of Carettochelys insculpta isolate YL-2023 chromosome 7, ASM3395843v1, whole genome shotgun sequence contains the following coding sequences:
- the PLAU gene encoding urokinase-type plasminogen activator — MKLLIFISVLLGALTTSLESALTRRQQHKLSSKYKSRHEDCNCLNGGTCISYQLFSRINHCLCPKRYSGQHCEIDTESQCYTENGQDYRGTASRNEKNEECLSWDFPSLKRRAYNAGLRNAMQLGLGQHNYCRNPNGKAKPWCYIRRGYQTIATDCDIKPCYEETEPTCGQRSSSKYFKIVSGSIAAIESQPWIATIFHYSSRIEKDLFVCGGSLIDPCWVLTAAHCFSPHGTNPSGYTIVLGKSKLDAIDDKEQKFQVETIIKHPSYSEETGTYNNDIALMKLKSASGRCAVESEYVKTICLPPENLLLRDRTQCEVSGYGKEDHWDIYYSQILKTANVNLIPQSLCQDEYYSQTKVNDNMICAGDVQWKTDACKGDSGGPLVCEHNGRMSLYGIVSWGEGCAKENRPGVYTRVTQYLSWIEANMKGVSFKSHSLPKLK, encoded by the exons ATGAAGTTACTCATCTTTATCTCAGTTTTGCTGGGGGCACTTACCACAAGCCTCGAATCA GCTTTGACCCGGCGGCAGCAACACAAGCTATCAAGCAAATATAAATCAAGACATGAGG ACTGTAACTGTTTAAATGGAGGAACCTGCATTTCCTATCAACTGTTTTCCCGGATTAACCATTGTTTGTGTCCAAAACGATACAGTGGGCAGCACTGTGAAATAG ACACTGAAAGCCAATGCTATACGGAGAATGGTCAGGACTACAGAGGGACCGCATCAAGGAATGAGAAGAATGAAGAATGCTTGTCATGGGACTTTCCTTCACTAAAAAGGAGGGCTTACAATGCTGGCCTGAGAAATGCCATGCAGCTTGGACTTGGGCAACACAACTACTGCAG AAACCCAAATGGAAAAGCTAAGCCATGGTGTTACATTAGGAGGGGCTATCAGACTATCGCAACCGACTGTGACATAAAACCATGTTATGAAGAAACAG AACCCACGTGTGGCCAGAGGAGCTCCAGCAAGTACTTCAAGATTGTTAGTGGAAGCATTGCAGCTATTGAGTCTCAGCCTTGGATAGCCACCATCTTCCATTATTCAAGCAGAATTGAGAAGGACTTATTTGTGTGTGGTGGCAGCCTCATTGACCCTTGCTGGGTGCTTACTGCTGCACATTGCTTCTCCCCACA TGGAACGAATCCATCAGGCTACACAATTGTTCTTGGGAAGTCCAAGCTGGATGCTATTGATGACAAAGAACAAAAATTCCAGGTGGAAACAATCATCAAACATCCTAGTTATTCAGAGGAAACGGGTACCTACAACAACGATATTG CTCTCATGAAACTCAAGTCTGCTTCTGGACGCTGTGCAGTGGAGTCTGAGTATGTCAAAACTATCTGTCTGCCGCCTGAAAACCTGCTGCTGAGGGACAGAACCCAGTGTGAAGTTTCTGGATATGGGAAAGAAGATCACT GGGATATTTACTACTCCCAAATACTGAAGACAGCCAATGTGAACTTAATACCACAGTCCCTGTGCCAGGATGAATACTACAGCCAAACCAAGGTGAATGACAATATGATCTGTGCTGGGGATGTGCAGTGGAAAACAGATGCCTGCAAG GGCGATTCTGGTGGACCACTGGTCTGCGAGCACAATGGCAGGATGTCTCTGTATGGGATTGTCAGCTGGGGAGAAGGATGTGCTAAAGAAAACAGGCCCGGCGTCTACACCAGAGTCACTCAATACCTTTCTTGGATTGAGGCCAACATGAAGGGAGTCAGCTTCAAAAGCCACAGCCTCCCTAAATTAAAGTGA